Within bacterium, the genomic segment GAGGACATCCGGATGGTTGCCGTAGAACCCACCTCGTGCCCGACACTGACCAAGGGCGTGTACGCTTACGACTTCGGGGACACTGCCCAGATGACGCCCCTGATGCTCATGTACACCTTGGGGCACGACTTCGTTCCGCCCGGCATCCACGCTGGCGGCCTGAGGTACCACGCCGATTCCCCCCTGGTCAGCCAGCTGCACAAGGAGGGGATAGTGGAGGCGGTGGCCTACACCCAGAACCCCGTCTTCGAGGCGGCGCTCCAGTTCGCCCGTGTCGAGGGGATCATCCCCGCCCCGGAGTCGGCCCACGCGATCAAGGCGGCCTTCGACGAGGCTCTCCGCTGCAAGGAGGAAGGGAAGGAAGAGGTCATCGTTTTCAACCTCAGCGGTCACGGTCACTTCGACATGGGAGCCTACGATTCGTACCTCGCAGGCGACCTGTTGGATTACACTTACCCCGAAGAAATGATCGCCGAGTCGCTGAAAAAACTTCCAAAGGTCGAGGGGCGATAACAAGACATGGTTACCTGGTTCCGCCGCAGGCCGTCCGGCCCGGAAAGATCGGACCGTCGCAAGGTAACGGTCCCCGAAGGGCTGTGGATCAAGTGCAACAATTGCGGCGAGATCATCTACAGCAAGGAGATCGATCGTAACCTCAAGGTCTGCCCGAAGTGCGAATATCACTTCAGGATAACGGCCCGGGAGCGAATCAATCTCCTCGTGGACCCGGGAACCTTCGAGGAGTTCGACGCCCAGATCCACAGCGAGGATCCCCTCCAGTTCAAGGATTCCCTGAAATACCGGGACAGGATCAAGTCGGCGGTCAAGAAAACCTGGCTTGCCGACGCGGTCATCTCCGGCACGTGTACCCTGGACGGGGTCCCCGTTGTCCTCAACGTCTTTGACTTTTTCTTCATGGGCGGAAGCATGGGGTCCGTGGTGGGGGAAAAGATCACCCGGGCTATCGAGAAAGCCGTTGAGCTCAGGTGCGGCATCATCATAATCTCCTCCTCCGGCGGGGCTCGCATGCAGGAAGGTGCCCTTTCCCTGATGCAGATGGCCAAGACCAGCGCCGCTCTCGCCCGTTTGAGGCGGGAGCGGCTGCCTTTCATCTCGGTCCTCACCGACCCGACCACGGGTGGTGTAACAGCCAGTTTCGCCATGCTCGGTGACGTCAACCTGGCCGAACCAAAGGCGCTCATCGGTTTCGCGGGCCCCAGGGTCATTGAGCAGACGATCCGCCAGGAACTGCCCGAGGGGTTCCAGAGGTCGGAGTTCGTTCTCGAGCACGGGATGATCGACCGCATTGTCAACCGCAAGGAACTCAAGAAGACCATCGTCACACTCCTGAGGGCTTTCACAGCTCAATGAACCCCGAGCTGGCCCTTTACTACCTTGCCAGCCTAAACGAGTCCCGGATCAAGCCAGGCCTTGAGAGGATCGACGGTGTCCTGAAGAGCCTGGGTCATCCCCATAGAGAGTATCCCCACATGCTCGTTGCCGGAACCAACGGCAAGGGATCCGTGGTCGCCATGACCGGTGCCGTGCTTTCGGCTTCCGGGCTTGTAACGGGACGTTTCACATCTCCCCACCTGCACGGTTTTGCCGAGAGGATCGTGGTCGGTGAAAGACCGGTCACCCCCGACGAACTGACGGAGCTGGTTTGCGACGTCAGGGACACGGGTGTTGAGCTGACCTATTTTGAGTTCGCCACTGCCATGGCCCTGCTCCATTTCGCCCGGAGGAAAGTGGATGTGGCCATCCTGGAGGTCGGTCTCGGCGGACGGTGGGACGCCACCAACGTCACCGATCCTTTCCTGTCGGTCATCACGAGCGTGGACCTGGACCACGGAAAATGGCTCGGGTCCACTGTGGAGGAGGTGGCTGCCAACAAGGCTCCTGTCATGAGAGCCGGAAGGCGGGTGATCGTGGGGCCGGTCGTTCCCGAGGCCCGGGATGTTATCCTCCGGTATGCCGATAAGGCCGGTTCCGATGTCGTTCTTTTCGGCAGGGATTTTAACGCACGGTGGGAGGCCGGGGGGGAACCTGGTGGTCGGACCTTGCAATTTAACGGCAGGAAATGGAGTATGGGCAAGGTGACTCCCGGCCTTCCCGGACGGTTCCAGCTGGGTAACGCGGCGTGCGTCCTGGCCGCCGTTGAATCGATGGACGGGTCCGGGTGGTCCCTTGACATGGATGACGCGGTCCGGGGTCTGGGTGAAGCGCGCTGGCCTGGCCGTTTCCAGTGGGTACAGGGCAGGCCGCCTGTCCTGGTGGATGGGGCGCACAACCCGGCGGCTGTCCGGGCCCTGGTCGACTCCCTGGAAGGGATCGAGCCGGCGGTGTGGCTGGTTTCCGCTCTCGCTGACAAGGACCTGGGGGGGATGGCAGCCTGGATGGGGCGCCTGGGACGCCGTGTCGTCCTGGTCCCCCTGGATCACCCAAGGGCCGCGGGCGTACGCGAGATGGCCGGACAGTTTCCCGAGGGGTTCGAGGTACGGTCTGCCGAATCTGTCTCCCACGGGCTGAAGATGGCCAGGGAGTGGGCGGGAGAGTCCGGCACTGTCATCGCGGCAGGTTCGATCGTCCTGGCGGGGAAAGTGTTGGAAGAGCTGGGGAAACAGGAGCCAGAAGTTGAAGAAGGCATGTGTGGGGATAGTTCTATTGATTGTTTTTCTGGCCCCGCTTATGACGCGGGCCCAGGACCTGTCCAGGATCGACGTCTCGGCGGGTTCCATGCGAACCCTTGCGGACGGAACCGTTATCGCCGAGGGACAGGTCGTGGTTAATGGCGAGGGAGTGACGGTCAGGGCCGACTCCATGAGGTACGATCCCGGCTCGGACGTCATGCGCCTGTCGGGAAACGTGGTCATGGAGGAGAGCGGGGGAGGGGGGACCTTCACGGGAGACACCCTCGCCCTGAACCTGTCCGACCTGACCGGGGGGATCTCCCGGGGACAGATCATCATCGTCCCGAACGGTTTCAGGGTGCGGGGCGAGGACATCAAACGTACCGGACCTGAGGAGTACAGCATCCGCAAGGGTGTTTTCACAAGCTGTCCGGGTGACTGCCCCGACTGGTCTTTCACCGCCTCCGAGATCCTCGTCAGGAAGGAAGGATACCTGGAGGCCAGGCACGCCGCCTTCAGGATACTGGACATTCCCGTGTTCTACACGCCGTACCTCCTGTACCCTGTGAAAACCGACCGGCAGACCGGGATCCTCTTCCCCGATTTCAGGTTCTCCGACGAGACCGGCTTCGAGTCCTCCTGGCCGGTGTTCATCACCCTGGGGCCCTACGCCGACGTCACGTTGACCCCCAGGACCTTCAGCCGGGACGCCAACGGCCTTGGTCTCCAGGCGCGCTACCGTCTGGACCTGGGCGGCGGCGGGGATCTTTCCGGTTTCGCCATGGGCGGCGGGGATAATGACCGCTGGTACATCGCAGGTGACCATTCCAGCGCCCTGATGCCGGATCTCTGGCTGCGGGCGAGGTGGTACGATGCCGGCGATCCGGACGCTCCTTCCCTGTTCGGTCAATCGTTCCAGGAACGTTACCCGGGTTCTGTTTTCAGGCACGCTTCCCTGGAGTGGGATCCTGGACCGGTCGGGTTTACGGTTCAGACGAGCAGCCTTCTGCCCCTGGCCGTTTTGTCCAGGTCGGGCCCCTCTCCGGACAGGCGTTCGGCAGCCCTGGACCTGGGACCCGTGGATCTGGGACCTCTCAGGACCGGCATCGGTGTTCGACAGGTCCTGTTCGACGAGGATGGTGAAAGGACCCTGCTGGAACCCGCGGCGTCCCTGGTTTTCACGGGTCCCGGTCGTCTGGGCGGCGTGATCCATGCCCGGGCCCTGGTATCGGAGGAAGCCGAAGGGACCATCGAGGACAGGTCGCTCCTCTTCGAGATGACCCAGCGCCTGGCGCTGGAGGCGGCAGGGGAGTGGGGAAAGAGCCGGATCGGGTTCGATCTGACCCTGGCATCGGCCAGGGGGGCATCCTTTTCCGGCACCGTCGCCAGGGACGCGGAGGACCGGATCGAAAAGCGGCGGGTGATGTCGGGAAAGGTGACCCATCAACTGACCTCGGAGGGTTTGAACTGGGACCTTACCGTCGGGGCGTGGGAGGACACCGAACTGGAACTTGGCCGGACTTACGGTTTCACCAGGTTCTCCGCCTCCGGCTTTTACTTCGAAGCGTCCCGGAACCGGGACGCCGAGTACGGCCTGATCCTGCCTTCCATGGATGCGCGGACCGCGGCGATCAGGGGCTGGGAGAACCGGGCGGGATACGACTCGCCCCGGTTCGGCGTCGAGGTCGGGCGGATGTCGGCCGAAGGGTTCACGGAGACGCTGAAGGGCGGCAGCCATGTCATGCTCGGAAAGGTCCGGGTTGAAGGTCAGGCGCAGTACGACCTGGACACCGGGATCATGGCCGAAGAGAGCCTCACGGTCCAATTGCCGGGGCGGTGCTGGACCATCGGCCTGGGGCGGTCCAGGAACCCAGACCGCACCGACTGGCGCCTGAAGATGAGTCTGGAATTGTAGTTTACAGTTCACAGTTTACGGTTCACAGTGTGAACCCTGGAACATGGGGGCAACTTTGAGGCTTTTAGACTGTAAACCGTACTCTGAAAACCGGAAACCTGGCCCTCAAGGGCCACCCTTGACATGACAGCACCACTGTTCTACATTTTAGCGCCCTTCGGACTGGCCTTTGGCCTCTTCGCGGTATATCTTGTCGTTTCCATCTACCTCAAGGACCCTGCCAGACCCTTCAGGATGTTTATGTCTCCTCCGATAGATCCTGGGGAGGCGAGTGCAGAGTGCAGTGTGCAGAGTGCTGAGGAATCCCTGGAAGAGGAGAAGAGGGCCCTTCGACAAGGCTCAGGGCAGGGAAAAGGTGAAGAGGAGTAAATCAGTCCAATATCCAATTGTTTCCCCTTGGATTTTGGATTTTGGACCTTGGATCAATCTGGAATTTGAAATCTGGAATTTGGAATTGTCTTAATGAAGCAATCCCACATCCGCAACTTCTCCATCATCGCCCACATCGACCACGGGAAATCAACCCTGGCCGACCGTCTCCTCGAGGTCACCGGTGCCATGAGTCAGCGGGACATGAAAGAACAGGTCCTCGATTCCATGGACATCGAGCGTGAGCGGGGGATCACCATCAAGGCCCAGACCGCCAGGCTCGACTACATCGCAACCGACGGACAGCGTTATTCCCTGAACCTCATCGACACACCGGGGCACGTGGACTTTTCCTACGAGGTGTCCCGTTCCCTTTCGGCCTGCGAGGGGGCCCTCCTGGTGGTGGACGCTGTCCAGGGTGTGGAGGCCCAGACCATCGCCAACGCCTACCTGGCGGTGGAGCAGGACCTGGTCCTTGTCCCCGTGATCAACAAGATCGATCTGCCCAGCGCCGATCCCGAAAGGGTGAAAGGGCAGCTGGTCTCGATCCTCGGCATCGATCCCGAGGATGTCCTAGAGGTCAGCGCCAAGACCGGTGCCGGTATCAGCGATCTCCTGGAAGCCGTGGTGAAGCTGGTGCCGCCTCCCGTCGGAGATCCCGTCGGGCCTCTGCGGGCCCTCATCGTCGACTCGTGGTACGATACCTACGTGGGTGTGGTAGCGCTGGTAAGGATCTTCGACGGGGAGTTGAGATCCCGCACCATGATGAAGCTCATGGCCCAGGGAGGCACCTACGAGATCGGCGAGATCGGAACCTTCAGGCCGGCTGCCGTAAAGGAAAAACTCCTTCAGACCGGAGATGTCGGCTACATCGTGGCCGGCATCAAGGACCTGAAAAAGGTTCAGGTGGGCGACACCGTCACCATGGCTCAAAACCAGGCGTCCAAACCCCTCCCCGGCTTCAAGCGCGTCCGGCCCATGGTCTACGCCGGGCTGTACCCGGCCGCCAGCGAGGATTTCGCGCAGCTCAGGGAGGCCCTTGAAAAGCTCGTCTTAAACGACGCCTCCCTGACCTTCGAGCCGGAAACGTCCGAGGCCCTGGGGTTCGGTTTCAGGTGCGGGTTCCTGGGGATGCTGCACATGGAGGTGGTCCAGGAGCGCCTGGAAAGGCATTCCACCCTTGACCTGGTCACCACGGCCCCGACGGTGGTCTACAAGGTCCTCATGAAGGACGGGTCGTGGATCGAGGTGGACAACCCGGCCCGGCTGCCTGTGTCGGGGGATTACGACCAGATCCACGAGCCGTACGTCCGTACCACCATCATGGTCCCGGACACCTACCTCGGCGGGCTTTTGTCCCTTCTCACCGAGCGGCGGGGGCAGCAGAAGGGGCTCACGTACCTTGAGGACCGCAGGGTCATGCTGGAATACGACATCCCCCTGGCCGAGATCATTTTCGGTTTCTACGACCGGCTAAAGTCAACGAGCCGCGGCTACGCCTCCCTGGATTACGACCCCATCGGGTACCGTGTGGGAGACCTCATTAAACTGGACATCAGGGTCAACGGGGAGACGGTGGACGCCCTTTCCATCATCATCCCCCGGGAGAAAGCCTTCTACCGCGGCAGGGATCTGGCGGAGAAGATGAAGGAGCTCATTCCGCGCCAGATGTTCGAGGTGGTGATCCAGGCCGCCATCGGCAGCCGGATCATCTCCCGGGAGACGGTCAGGGCGCTCAGGAAGAACGTCCTTGCCAAGTGCTACGGCGGCGATGTCACCCGGAAGCGGAAGCTGCTTGAAAAACAGAAGGAAGGCAAGAAGAGGATGAAGAGCGTGGGGAGAGTGGAGATACCGCAGGAAGCGTTCATGGCTATCCTTAAAGTCGACTGAGTTCGTGTGTGCGTTAAGCGTGAAGCGTGGAGCGAAAGATCTTACGCTCGTACGCACGTACCCTCTACGCTAATACGTGCCTTGCACTCCCCTTTGGCTTTTCGAGTAAAATCGGATATTCTCATCATCGTTTTTCATATGGAACGAGATATAAGGCGTTTGCTAATCACAAATCACTAGTCACTAATCACCAATAATTATTAGGAGCACCCATTGTCCAAAGACAAGACAGCCATGGAAGACACCGTACAGATGGCCCCGGAGGGCGGCATGACCGGGGTCAAGGGGAGGGCCCGGGAGTATGCCGAGGCCATCGTGCTGGCTCTCATCCTCGCCCTTTTCATCCGGACCTTCGTGGTCCAGGCGTTCAAGATCCCCTCGCCCAGCATGGTTCCGACCCTCCTGGTGGGTGACCACATCCTGGTCAACAAGTTCCTTTACGGGTGGCGGGTGCCCTTTGGTGACGGGAGGATCTTTTCCCTGCGCGAGCCTGCGCGCGGGGACGTCATCGTGTTCAAGTACCCCAGGGACCGCAAGATGGATTTCATCAAGAGGTGCATCGCCGTGGAGGGGGAGACGGTGGAGGTGAAGGAAAAGGAGATCCTCATCGACGGGAAGCCTGTGGACGACCCACACGCCGTTTTCTACGACGACGAGGGATCGTTCCTGAAGGGCCGCGACACCTTCGGACCGGTCACCGTCCCCGAAGGGAAGATGTTCGTCATGGGGGACAACCGGGACAACTCCAACGACAGCCGGTTCTGGGGGTTCGTGGATGTGAAGGACGTCAAGGGCAAGGCCATGGTGATCTACTGGTCGTGGAACAAGGCCAAGAGGTGGCCACGCTTCGACCGCATCGGCGACGGCATCGATTGATGCGGTACGCTAAAGCACATCATCTGCAATCTCCCTCTCCCCACCGTGGGAGAGGGCCGGGGTGAGGGGGAGATTATTCTTCACCCTCCCCTCGATCCCCTCCCCTCAAGGGAGGGGAAGAATATGGAAATTGACGTTCGTAGCCTCGGAGTACCTATAAGAGAACGCAGAACACACCCTTCGACGAGGCTCCCACCTTCGCTAAAGCTATGATGGGCAAGCAGGGCAGGGAACGCAGAACGCAGGAGAAGATCAAAAGCTGATTCGCCGTAAAAGTTCGCGCTGAATTTTGGTCTCACATCTCAAATCCCACCTAAAAAATATTTTTCTGCGGCCATCTGGTGCGCCAGAGCTTTCAGTTTCTTGCTGTAAGCAGTTGGCTCCAGACTGCTTTCCCCTTACACTGGTTTTATGATCTCCTCGGAACCCGGAACCCGGAACGCGGAACTCGGAACCGAAAACCAGATTGCCGAAGATCATTGCAATCTGGTTTTTTCTCCAGGTCCTCCTCAACATCGTCATTGCCACCTACCTCTTCCTCCACCCGCCTGATGAACCGCCTTCCTGGTTCGATCGCCTGGACCTCACGGTCAATACCGGGATCAACCTGGCCCTAGGAGCCTGTCGGAGAACCCCATGCAGGCTCCTGGATATAGTTTTTCGGAAATAGCATTTAGACCGAAAAGAACAAATATATGGCACATTTGGTAATTCACTGGAGTTATTCACCGGTTTAATGCTCCTGCTTTCAAGAAAAGACCCAAAAAAGAGCTTTCCGAAAAACTTACAGCAGCGTGTCAAGAGGTTTTCCGACACGCTGCTAGGAACAATTCAGGGATAAAGCTATCCCCCGAACAAGCGTTCCCACCAGCCGAGCTTGACCTTCGCCGTCATCTCCAGGCGGGTCAATCCCTCGTCGATGACCGTCTCCCACGGGTAGTCCCAGGTGGCGGTTTTTCCCTCCACCACCGCCCCGGGGGCCTCAACAATCGAACCGGGTAAGGTCACGGAGAAGGTGACCCCCCGGTACCCTTCCATGTCCTTGCGGGCGTCCACCTTGTCCTGCTCCGTAGGTGCGCCCTCCCCGGTCTCGTAGAGCATGGTAAACACCTTCAACGGACCCACTCGCTCCCAGGTGTAAGACCACATCCCCGTGGACAGGACGCTCACGTCGGAAAAGGAGTAGATCGCCTCCTCGAACACGCGGTAATCCTCCACCCAGTTTGCGCATTGAACGACCTCGGCCCCGTGGATCTTCTCAAAGCCCAGTTCGGAGTTAGCGCACTTTGCCCTGGCCCGGCTCTCGACCTTCTCCGCCGCACCGCTAAAAGTGATCTGCTCGTGCTCGATGAGGGTCTTGATGGTCCCGGAACCGTCCTTTCCCAGGGTGACGTGCTGGGAGTAAGAGTAACAGCCTGCGAGCAGGCTGAGTGCTAAGAGAAGGGTGCTAAGTGCTAAGTGAGAACGCATCCGCCTTCGCATAAAGCTACGGCGGACGTGGAAAACACCCTTCGGCCAAGCTCAGGGCAGGAAACGTAGAACGCAGAAAAAAACGCATGGGAACTCTTTTAAATGGGCTAAGTATTTCGAACCAGGTACTGGAAGCTAAGATCCCCTACCAGCGATTTTGTTGCGTCTGTCATTGCGAGTCACGCCGACTTGTCGCGGCGTAGTCACGCCTTTTGCGTGACGAAGACGGATGGCGTGACGAAGCAATCCCGGGATCGCTTCACGCAGTTTCCGGTTCGCGATGACAAACGTTTGATTTCAGTTTGCGGCAATCAGCTTACAGCAGAGATCTTTTCACCTTCCACCCTTCGGCAGGCTTCCGACTTCGCTCTGGCGAGCTACGACGGACAGCCAGGGCCTTCGGCTTTCCACTTTGCACTCGATCTTCTCCTCCTTTCCCCTGCGTCCCCGCGTCCCCGCGTCATGATCCGCGGTTACGTAGATGGTATAGAAAACGCCTGCAAATACCTCGTATCATTTTAACTTCTGCACTGTTTGGCTCCGCCCGGTTCACGAACTCCCTGAGCACCATCATCATGTGATCCGCGTTGTCCTCCCAGAGGAACCCCGTCTCGGTGAGAAGCTCCTGGATATGCCCGTACATCCCCTGCACATCCTCGAAGGAGGCGGACTCCGGCGCTCCGGCGGCGGCCGGCTCAGGGGATGCGGTGATAAGCAGGGTGTAAAGGGTAAGAGCCACCGCGTGGGACAGGTTGAAGCTCTCGACTTCGCCTGCCGTGGGAAGGGTGACGGTGGCGTGGCACAGGGTCAGGGCCTCGTTGGAAAGGCCGTGGTCCTCGGGGCCGAACAGGATGGCGGCCTTTTCCGTGGCGGCCCGTTGAAGGATGCCGGGGGCCGCCTGGGCCACCTCCTGGAGATCCCGGTACTTGCGGTCACGACTTGTGGTGCCTACGAGGTACCGGGAGCCTGAGAGGCTGATGGCCTCTTCCAGTGTCGATGTAACGGGAGCGTTTTCAAGGATGGGAACGGCGGCCACGGCAAGCTTTCGGGCCGCTTCCCAATCGGAGGTCTTGGGTTCGGATATGATAAGGTGCTCGAAACCGAGGTTGGCCATGGCCCGTGCGGTGGCCCCGAGGTTCTCGGGAATGCCCGTCCGGTGGAGGATGACGCTGAAGTTACTCTGAAATTTTGGGATGTCCCGGGGGACGCCCGGTTCTTGGGCCACGCCTTCTCCTCCTCCGCGGTTTGGGCCTTTGCCCCTGCCGGAGCCCCTGTGGTTTCCTGTCCCCGGCGCTTCTGGGGTTATCACTCCTGGGCTTTTCGCCGCGGAGCTCTTCCCACTCACGGATCAGATCCCGACCCTTGTCGTCCCCTGCCGCGGCGATGGCGAAGAGGGTGAAGGCGTCTTCGAAATAGGCTTTTCTCAGGATGGTGCGGGGTTTGAACCGGCCATCTTTCAGGCCGAAGAGGCGAGGCTGGGCGGCGAGGACCTGGCGGGCGAGGTCCTGGACCTTCCGGGGCACCTGGATCCGTTTGCAGGCGGGGGAGATGGTGTCACGCGCAAGGCCGGCATGGTCTTCGCCGGGGCTGCCCCTGTGGACGAATTCAAACAGGGGATAAAACAGGCAGGACATGATGAGCCACGGTTCAAGGGTCTGACCGGCCCTGAACCGCTTGTCCATCCTGGACAGAATGGAGGTGTAAGGTTCGATCCCCTCCATGCGGATGTGCTGGTCGATCTGGGGGAACAGGTGGGAGATCAGGCCGCTGTCCACAAGGCGTTCCATGGCCCGGGCAGCGGTGCCTCTCCCCATCATCCGGACGATCTCCTCGAGGATCCTGGGCACGGCCCCTTCCCATATCATCTCCCCTTTGGACCGGATCAGCCGGTCGCTTTCCGGGTCCAGGGAAAAATCGAGAAGGGCCGCGAACCTCACTCCCCGCAGCATGCGGATGGGATCCTCCAGGAACCGGAGTTTCGGATCGCCGATGCAGCGGACAACCCCTTTCTTCAGGTCCTCGAGCCCCCCCATGTAGTCGATGATCGAGAAATCGGCGATATTGTAGAACAGGGCATTAACGGTAAAATCCCGCCGGAAGGCATCCTCCCCGGGGGTCCCGAAAGTGTTGTCGGAGGTAATGCGCCCGTCTTCGGTGCTGAAATCGGAGATGGTCCTGAAGGTGGAAACTTCGATGATCTTCCCGCCCTTGAAGTAGATGTGGGCCAGGCGGAACCGTCGGCCGATGAGCCTGCAGTTGGAGAACAGCTTCCTTACCTCGTTGGGATGGGCCGAGGTGCTGATGTCGAAATCCTTGGGCTGGTTTCCGAGGAGAAGGTCCCTGACACCGCCCCCCACCAGGTACGCGATGTGTCCCTGCCGGTGGAGACGATAAAGAACTTTGAGGGCATCCGGGTCGATTCGGGAACGGGACAGGCCGTGTTCGGCGCGTCCGATGACCTTCGGTTCCGGAACAGGTGATAATTTCTCAAAAGGTGTAGACATCGCCACCTTATTAGGGGGAATGAGAAATTATGTCAAGGATGCCAGATCCCTGGCATCCTTGACATAATTTCTCATATGGAAAAAATCCAGACAGGTCCGGAAGAGTCGGGTAACGTGTTACTGAGGGGGAA encodes:
- a CDS encoding putative LPS assembly protein LptD, whose translation is MRTLADGTVIAEGQVVVNGEGVTVRADSMRYDPGSDVMRLSGNVVMEESGGGGTFTGDTLALNLSDLTGGISRGQIIIVPNGFRVRGEDIKRTGPEEYSIRKGVFTSCPGDCPDWSFTASEILVRKEGYLEARHAAFRILDIPVFYTPYLLYPVKTDRQTGILFPDFRFSDETGFESSWPVFITLGPYADVTLTPRTFSRDANGLGLQARYRLDLGGGGDLSGFAMGGGDNDRWYIAGDHSSALMPDLWLRARWYDAGDPDAPSLFGQSFQERYPGSVFRHASLEWDPGPVGFTVQTSSLLPLAVLSRSGPSPDRRSAALDLGPVDLGPLRTGIGVRQVLFDEDGERTLLEPAASLVFTGPGRLGGVIHARALVSEEAEGTIEDRSLLFEMTQRLALEAAGEWGKSRIGFDLTLASARGASFSGTVARDAEDRIEKRRVMSGKVTHQLTSEGLNWDLTVGAWEDTELELGRTYGFTRFSASGFYFEASRNRDAEYGLILPSMDARTAAIRGWENRAGYDSPRFGVEVGRMSAEGFTETLKGGSHVMLGKVRVEGQAQYDLDTGIMAEESLTVQLPGRCWTIGLGRSRNPDRTDWRLKMSLEL
- a CDS encoding bifunctional folylpolyglutamate synthase/dihydrofolate synthase: MNPELALYYLASLNESRIKPGLERIDGVLKSLGHPHREYPHMLVAGTNGKGSVVAMTGAVLSASGLVTGRFTSPHLHGFAERIVVGERPVTPDELTELVCDVRDTGVELTYFEFATAMALLHFARRKVDVAILEVGLGGRWDATNVTDPFLSVITSVDLDHGKWLGSTVEEVAANKAPVMRAGRRVIVGPVVPEARDVILRYADKAGSDVVLFGRDFNARWEAGGEPGGRTLQFNGRKWSMGKVTPGLPGRFQLGNAACVLAAVESMDGSGWSLDMDDAVRGLGEARWPGRFQWVQGRPPVLVDGAHNPAAVRALVDSLEGIEPAVWLVSALADKDLGGMAAWMGRLGRRVVLVPLDHPRAAGVREMAGQFPEGFEVRSAESVSHGLKMAREWAGESGTVIAAGSIVLAGKVLEELGKQEPEVEEGMCGDSSIDCFSGPAYDAGPGPVQDRRLGGFHANPCGRNRYRRGTGRG
- the accD gene encoding acetyl-CoA carboxylase, carboxyltransferase subunit beta is translated as MVTWFRRRPSGPERSDRRKVTVPEGLWIKCNNCGEIIYSKEIDRNLKVCPKCEYHFRITARERINLLVDPGTFEEFDAQIHSEDPLQFKDSLKYRDRIKSAVKKTWLADAVISGTCTLDGVPVVLNVFDFFFMGGSMGSVVGEKITRAIEKAVELRCGIIIISSSGGARMQEGALSLMQMAKTSAALARLRRERLPFISVLTDPTTGGVTASFAMLGDVNLAEPKALIGFAGPRVIEQTIRQELPEGFQRSEFVLEHGMIDRIVNRKELKKTIVTLLRAFTAQ
- the pcnB gene encoding polynucleotide adenylyltransferase PcnB is translated as MSTPFEKLSPVPEPKVIGRAEHGLSRSRIDPDALKVLYRLHRQGHIAYLVGGGVRDLLLGNQPKDFDISTSAHPNEVRKLFSNCRLIGRRFRLAHIYFKGGKIIEVSTFRTISDFSTEDGRITSDNTFGTPGEDAFRRDFTVNALFYNIADFSIIDYMGGLEDLKKGVVRCIGDPKLRFLEDPIRMLRGVRFAALLDFSLDPESDRLIRSKGEMIWEGAVPRILEEIVRMMGRGTAARAMERLVDSGLISHLFPQIDQHIRMEGIEPYTSILSRMDKRFRAGQTLEPWLIMSCLFYPLFEFVHRGSPGEDHAGLARDTISPACKRIQVPRKVQDLARQVLAAQPRLFGLKDGRFKPRTILRKAYFEDAFTLFAIAAAGDDKGRDLIREWEELRGEKPRSDNPRSAGDRKPQGLRQGQRPKPRRRRRRGPRTGRPPGHPKISE
- the lepB gene encoding signal peptidase I produces the protein MTGVKGRAREYAEAIVLALILALFIRTFVVQAFKIPSPSMVPTLLVGDHILVNKFLYGWRVPFGDGRIFSLREPARGDVIVFKYPRDRKMDFIKRCIAVEGETVEVKEKEILIDGKPVDDPHAVFYDDEGSFLKGRDTFGPVTVPEGKMFVMGDNRDNSNDSRFWGFVDVKDVKGKAMVIYWSWNKAKRWPRFDRIGDGID
- the lepA gene encoding translation elongation factor 4, translated to MKQSHIRNFSIIAHIDHGKSTLADRLLEVTGAMSQRDMKEQVLDSMDIERERGITIKAQTARLDYIATDGQRYSLNLIDTPGHVDFSYEVSRSLSACEGALLVVDAVQGVEAQTIANAYLAVEQDLVLVPVINKIDLPSADPERVKGQLVSILGIDPEDVLEVSAKTGAGISDLLEAVVKLVPPPVGDPVGPLRALIVDSWYDTYVGVVALVRIFDGELRSRTMMKLMAQGGTYEIGEIGTFRPAAVKEKLLQTGDVGYIVAGIKDLKKVQVGDTVTMAQNQASKPLPGFKRVRPMVYAGLYPAASEDFAQLREALEKLVLNDASLTFEPETSEALGFGFRCGFLGMLHMEVVQERLERHSTLDLVTTAPTVVYKVLMKDGSWIEVDNPARLPVSGDYDQIHEPYVRTTIMVPDTYLGGLLSLLTERRGQQKGLTYLEDRRVMLEYDIPLAEIIFGFYDRLKSTSRGYASLDYDPIGYRVGDLIKLDIRVNGETVDALSIIIPREKAFYRGRDLAEKMKELIPRQMFEVVIQAAIGSRIISRETVRALRKNVLAKCYGGDVTRKRKLLEKQKEGKKRMKSVGRVEIPQEAFMAILKVD
- a CDS encoding TrmH family RNA methyltransferase; the encoded protein is MAQEPGVPRDIPKFQSNFSVILHRTGIPENLGATARAMANLGFEHLIISEPKTSDWEAARKLAVAAVPILENAPVTSTLEEAISLSGSRYLVGTTSRDRKYRDLQEVAQAAPGILQRAATEKAAILFGPEDHGLSNEALTLCHATVTLPTAGEVESFNLSHAVALTLYTLLITASPEPAAAGAPESASFEDVQGMYGHIQELLTETGFLWEDNADHMMMVLREFVNRAEPNSAEVKMIRGICRRFLYHLRNRGS